The window aaagtaaagggatgtgggaaaattgggacactaatccactgctagtggagttgtaaactgatctaaccattctggaaagcaatttggaactatgcccaaagggctataaaattgtgcatacccagGCATCTAGGCggcatagtggatacagcaccagccctggagtcaggaggaggacctgagttcaaatccagcctcagacacttaacacttactagctgtgtaaccctgggcaaatcacttaaccccaattgcctcaccaaaaaaaaaaaaaaaaattgtgcatacctattgatacagcaataccactgctgggtttatatcccaaagatataagGGTTCATATCCCCCCAAAGAgtaaaaagacttatttgtacaaaaatatttatagcaactccttctgtggtggctaagaattggaaatcaaataaatgtccatcagttggggaatggctaaacaaactgtggtatatgatggtagtggaatattattgtgctataagaaatgacaagcaggatgatttcagaaaggcctggacttatattaactgatgtatagtaaaatgagcagaaccagaagaacactgtgcatagtgacagcaatattgtttgatgaagaactgtgaatgacttaactatcctcagcaagacaaggatccaagacaatcctaaaggactaatgatgaagcataccatccacctccaaagaatagatattgattgaacatagactaaagtatattatttttcactttattttcttttatttgagttttattatataaaaggactaatatggtaatattttacataattgcacatgtgtaacctatatctgattggttactgtctcagggagtagggaggggagggtgagaaagagggatagaatttggaacttaaaactttaaataaataaaaaaagttcaGCCTACTTAAATCTTTTCAAACTAGTCAATCTAGACAGGCATATGATTAAGTAGTTAACTGGATATAACTGCTCACCCCAGCCCCTGCcatctttttctttgtggggcaatgagggttaagtgacttgcccagggtcatacagctagtacatgtcaagtgtctgaggtcaaattggaactcaggtcctcctgaatccactttgccacctagcttcccccccccccccatcttttatATCATCTTTTTATTCTAGATAAGTTGATGATTAAACTTACCCAAAGGGTAGGGGCAGAGATCActgtttccctctcctctcttttcatttttggggTAGAATGTGATGACATAGAAGATATCTGCTTTCTCCTCCAGTGAAGCACTGGGACCATTCTTTACCTTGGTATACAACAATTGCTTCTGGGGATGTCATAATCATCTAACATATACTTTCACATTTTCTGGCACATGATTAGGTGTAACAGAAAAGTGGCATATTTGAATATAATAGATGTTAAGTACTACTCTTCCTCAGGAGGTGTTTAGGTATATAAGTAAAATTACTTtactgctgggggggggggatgggggggtttACAACTTTTGTGATAGAGATCTCTGAGTATCTACCAAAgtgggcagctataaatattgatGCTCTTCACTTTGTCTCTAAGGCAACATTGACAGCACTGTACAGGAGCCAGAGGAAAAAATCCTTACCAATGGGGACTTTGCATTCTATTAATTTATCAACAAACAAATTTACCATATTTATTTCATACCACCTATTCCAAATGGCCCCTTTCAATATACTCTTGCCATTCCCATGATAAGGAATTATTATAACCTTTATATACCTCTGGCAGGATGAACATGAGGAAATTGCATATTTATTACATAGAATttggtattttatgtttttctattttgttaaagagagagaaaaaatagatatgCTAATAAATAACACTTTAATTAAAACAAGTTGTCATTTTTTACAAAAGGATGCAATTGTCATTATATTATATTCCAGACAAACAGTTCTCTAAATTGGGCTTATTGGTAAACACCACTAAGTAATAGGAATTTCCCAACTAAAGCTATCTCTATTCTTCCTGAGCAATTGGAAGGCAATACATGACTACtaatcaactcttttttttccccttttgctacTTGGTCTGATTTCTGGCTCATTAAGTTTCAGatatgtttaagaaaaaaagtaaccAAAAGAGAAAGGTATCAGGTGATCCATAGCATCTATAAATCAGTAAATTAGCTGTAATAGATGTAGTTTCAGTAGTTTGGCTGATAATTTGCTATAGATTGCAATCTGCAAAAGTGGGCCTGGTCCCATATCCTATTATCATAATCACTTTTAAAGTTTACTTTTCTCACAAacttagtggggggggggaaggggagcattatttctcattttatatgaAGAATCAGGCTTAGGAACATGATGTTCTTCATTTCATACAATGGATACTGAAATGCATAGTAAAAATGTGGGGACAAGTTCATTTTTTTATAAGTTACTCAGCAAATAAACATAGGCTTTAAAAAGTCCTCCTCAAACTAAGAATCATTCATACATATAATGGGAGATTCTGATGCAACCGCAGGAATACATTGTATAACATATTTGTGTAGCCTAATGAGTAGAGAGCTAGAGGCTAGGAAAACCTCAGttaagccctgcctctgacacagaaTGTAgcatgcaaatcacttaacctgttagGGCTCTAGATTACCCTTAAGACTAGAGCATCCAGGGAAGGTGCTGTATGCTGCATCTGTTGATCGAGTTTCTACTGGCACAATAAAACCCCAGATAAAgaaggcctttattagaaattattctggggcagctagatggcgcagtggttaaagcaccggccctggattcaggagtacctgagttcaaatccggcctcagacacttgacacttactagctgtgtgaccctgggcaagtcacttaaccccaattgcctcactaaaaaaaaaaaagaaattattctgaTACTCCTGTCTGAGAATGGCACTCTACTGGTTGCATCAAGCCCTGGGACACTATATTGTCTCTTCAAGATCTATGGACTCTAGAACTCTAcaacagaagttcttaacctggggcctgtGAACTTTCTAAAAaattttttgataactatttcaacataattggatttctttgtaatcctatgtattttattgtaggcatttaaaaaaaagctaTTCTGCGAAGAGGTCCATAGTATTCAAATTGCCAAAGggaacaaaaacccccaaaagggttaAGAATGCTTGCTTTAGAGATCAGGTTAGCCTGTGACAAAACATGACAGTTCCCCTGTATTCTACCCTGTTCAAAATATGTAGACTGATGGGTAGAATACTTTTATatccaacatttaaaaaaaataacagattcTTAAGCTGGATTACTGAACTGGTCAAtttcttaaagaaatagaaaaaattcaaaaatggAACAACGTTGAAACTCAAACATATTTCAAatttgaaatggaaaatatttattaattagttACAATGGGATTAAATCCTTTATTTCTATCACTCCCAATACTAGTTATATAAAAATTCAAGAACTTATAAGCAAATCagatactgaacaaaaaaaaaatcagaaaaccagACCTTTATCATATTGCTTAGACCCGAGTTCTATAATAGGAAAAAAGCTAACCTGTTTCATGAAACTTAAAAGTTTCACCTCTCAGAGATGATTTTCCACAATCACAGTTTTAAAATTGTTAACAATTCTGCTCATAAACTTACAGTACATAATTAAGATGTACACGAACACATTCAATCTTGCAACCTTTTTAGACCTTGCAAAACTTTTGTTAACTACCATATGGACATATTTGGGAGGAAATGTTCGTTTACAATtgtaaacaataaataataaaatagaagtcTATGCTATATAAGTCAGTATCAAATTTCTCATAGagaaaccagaaaaacaatatttgCTATCGAGGATAGATGTAAAGTCTTTAACATGTCTTCTCTGTCAAACTGACTTTTTCattcagaaaattaaattaagtatGTGCTGCATTCACAAATGATGAACGTGCCTTAGACATTCTTCGAACCAGAGcttcttgtctctttctctgaatCTCTTCTGGGgaatactttctatttttttcttcttcctctgcaaattaaaaaaactaattttagttttttaaaatgaactgggaAAGAGCCCTTTCAAATATTACTATTCTGTACTCAGGTATACCACATAGGTTTACTTAACAgaggtatataatatataaaatatataataggtTGACTGctataggaaaaagaaaactaacgAGCAGTTTTTGTATTGCTATGGGTAATCATCTAATATGGGAATGTTCACTAGATTCAAATAGCATTTGACTACCCACTAATTGTGACCAATTGCATCTAGTTTCTGTGTTCTACgatattaaaaatgtaaactgGATTTTTAAGATTAGTTATCTTGATAACTATACTTGCActattatctattttaaaaatttcaaaaattcacttttgttttgtttttttgttttgcagggcaatgaggattaagtgacttgcccagggtcacacagctggtaagcgtcaagtggctgaggctgaatttgaactcaggtactcctgaatccagggctggtgctttatccactgagccacctagctgccccccaaaattcgCTTTTTCAATACCTTTTATCTTTACATCACATCTTTGTAACACTGTAGAAGTGGACAAGGCTTTACAGTATTGTACAAGCATACAAGATAATATTCtgtctctcttcattatttctggaGACAACCCTCAACAGGAATGACAATGGTATTTAaagcatataatatacataacaGCATCTTAAAATTAATGTCAgaaagtataatttaaaaaatctaaggaTCTAAAGCAAAActtaaaacaatgtttttaaCTATATTAAAAGTAAATGTGTTCCTATATATTACACCACACTTTAGGTATATGACTTCAGATAGCCATGTCAAAAACTGCCCCAAGTCTTCTTTCCAAATAAAGCAGATGAGGAGAAAAACCCCATTAATTAACATTCAATCCAACCATGTAAAGTGTCAAAGACCTTGATGCCAAATATTTAATGCTGAAAGTTTACCACAATAACATAATAAAGTGAGTTGCATTTCATTTTGAGTAAGATCCTGGACAGCTTAAAATACTGGCAGAAATATTTCTGGTTTGAACATTCCTTTTTGATTACAGACTATCATTCTCAATATGTTCTGTGAATATGCACAACACTGTAACTGCTGAATAAAGCTATCTATTTCATGTTAGCTTTACAGAGCAATAAAGAGAAACCCCTAATAATAtcaacaagaaaataatttaatttatactGACATCTGGGTAACTAGGTCAGAATTCCACTGACTTTAGTACAAATTGGACCAGTCTTTGGTAGGTAAATATCCTTGACAACTAGGACCAGGCCATACCCGTTACGACTATTTCCTTTAAACCTTTTTCCCCTTAAAAGATTATGGtcttcataattaaaaaaatgacTCAATGCCAGGTAACAATCACCAAAAAGAATACTGAGAGAaacttagaatttaaaaaaaagttctagttAGTTTTTAATCATCCATATTTGTAGGATTAACAGGGATGGTTGgttaataaaaaatgacaattcaacaAGCTATTAACATTTGGTTTTAGAACTAACTTCCAATAAATAcaagacaaataattttttagtatTTCCATCCCATCTCAGCTCAGTCCTTCCTTTTAAGTTCCTATAATATACATCAAGAAAGTACATTATCTCAAAGTTTACTGTCCTCGATCTCCAATGCAAGAGTAAtttcaaataagcatttattttaaagaagttttGCAAGAGGAAACTGCGGCCTGGAGAGATTGTGCTAGGACAACATGGGTAAAAATTGGTAGACCAAGACACAAATATAggccctctgacttcaaatctagtgttTTTCCCATGGTACCAAGTCCTAAGTAGGTAAATCTCAGGGAGTTTacagaggcacaaagaggttaattgacttctctagggtcaaacagctaggggtgggatttgaatgaaACTCTTAAGGAGAAAATTTCCTGATAGAATTTGTCTTTGTAGAAAACATGCCACCTTCTGCCACATAGAATTAACTAGATGACTGAAATACTATAGCTAAAAatctcattcttcacctctaTTTCCTGCATAAGTGTGACAGTTATAGCCTAACCTAAGACaagttcttaaaataatttttttgtacataccTTTTGTAAGTTGCTTACAGGGTTCTGAAAACTGTCTCTTCAAAAGTTGCTGTGGCACAGTCCCCCCAGATAAGGAATTGACAAACTgagttttgcttttctctgaatGCTGTAAAATTTTGGTATCAGATATGCTTCCTGATGGTATACTACTgtgatttaaatgaggaagagtcTGAGGATTTTTAATCTTTGTGAAAGAGTAATCAAAGGATGTTGGAATTGATGTTTTAACATGGCAAGGAGTCTGGGTTGTTACTATGCTATGAGAAAGAGTCTGACGGCATAAATTTCTTGAAGAAGGAATATCGGTACATGTACGGCCTGAACTTAAATTTCCTGGAAGAACTGAAGACCTGTTCGGTCCCGCTGGAACATTAGAATTATTCCAAGAAACATGTTGATTATTGTTCTGATAATTTGGGTACTTGTACTCTTTACTCAGATTTTGAGTCCCTGTAGAATTTGCAGAACTTCCATAATTTGTACCCTCTTTACATGTTAACTTGTCTGTTTGTTTAACTTCTCTCAATGATGCTCTATGTGCAGGAATATCGTCCATGTTCAGATGTTTATATTGCAACTGGTATCCTTTTCCAGATATAACTGAATTAGTTTCCATCTCCAAATAGGAATTAGAATTTATCTTTTGCTTATCTTCAGACCCTTGGCTGTCTTTTTTCAAGTCTTGTTGCTGGGTCAGCTTTTCTACGTGGTCACATGCTTGGTAAagcaaatcatcatcatcatcatcatcatctgcaTCCCAAGACTTCTCTAATTCATGACATGCTTCAATAACTTCACTAGCAAGCTTAGGATCATTCCAGTCATCAAATAAAGAACTCTGCTTTGGTGCGTCCTGATTTAAGTTACAAAAACTGGTTTCATCAGATCTTCTGGTACAGTTATTAGGATTTGTTTTAGCAGGCATATTAAATGCCTGATAACAATTAGGTGGATTTTTGCCACCTCCCCCAGTTTGTAATGGATGACTGGTATGCCCTGTGACCAAAGTAGACTCCTTTGTAGAAACGTTCATATTTGATCCAAATTTAGGGTAAATAATCTCCTTTGTCTTTTGGATATTAGATGCAACCGAAAGCTCAGGATAACCAGGAATTTTGGTGGGAAAACTTGTCTTACTGAAATTTCTatcacttttcttttcattctcagtAGGTACCAATTGAATGGACTCATTATTTGGCTTTGGAGGAAACAGAGCTTTGGAAGGATCAGGGAAATTCTTGTTATTTGTCTCTGAAGGAAGATCTTGTAAATTTTTTGAAAGACTTTTACCAATAGTCAAAtctctatttatttctttatcgATTTTACTGGCAGCAGGCATGCAAACATCTTTCTGAACATCGGACTGACAATTATCAGATGTAGTTAAAAGTTCAGGGGCTTGAGAAATTTGCATAACAAAAGAGTCATCAGTTAACATGTGTTcccagtcatcatcatcatcaaaatcaATGCTAGCATCTACCTTGCCAGGCTTACTGCAAATCTCTGATTTTGCAACAGGGGAAATTACACTTGACTTTGCCATTACAAGGGAGTCTGATGCAGACTTAGCCACTAAGGGGGTCAGATTTTGTTGGCATGAAATTTTACTCACGTCTTTCTCAGTGACCACAGTTTCAGCAGAattgtctttctcctctttcaaagtattatctttgtCATGGATATTATGACTGGTACTAAAAGAGGTATTTGACAGACCCTGGCTTAACTGCCCACTACATTTCTGAGTGGAACCATCAAAAAGAGCAGTAAGGGCTGCTTCAGCATTTGGGTCAAAATTAGTCTgagtattatttttataatgttcttCCTTAGAGATACTGGGGTTCCCTTTTACTGTCACAGCAATATTTGCTTCAGGAACTTCATCAGAGACTGACTGCAGTGCCTGTATCTGTGCATCgtctttataattatttaaagtCTCTGCTTCTGTAATTGTCTGGACAAAATCACAAGTCTCACTGTCTTGTTCCTGCTTTACATCTAGCTCCACCATGTTTTTATCAAACTGTTTAGCCAATTTTATAAGTTCTTCTTCACTACTTTGTGCCTTAAACCTGCAAAATaatcataaagaaaaatttagatGATTAAGAATTTAGAAACTTAGGAACTAgtttaaatcataaaatataaaactaGTCTGAATAAAAACATATTAGGTTTTAAAAATTACTGTGAAGTTAAATATTTTAGTATTGTTTAAATACCCCAATatcttaaaatgaaatttaaaaatagaaaactaagGGAAAATATTAAACTTGTAATATATCAATGCCTAAAACACTATTTTCAATAATTATCCAGTTCCCATCagcttagaaaaacaaaacaaagtagaaCTTACTTTATATAGCTAGTTCTtgttcttgattttatttttgttataccAGGAGTACATGGAATAGCACCTTCACCAATCCACATGTTCAGAAGGGAGTCTGTTGTTGGTTTTTCACCCTTGAAAATTAGATTCCAAATGCTTACAATGATTGTATTTAATGTTCTAACAGTATGAATTACAAATATTTGATTTTCTATATATAGAAAAAAGCCAATGAATTTCCTAAAAATATGAAACAAGAAATGGTGATAAGTAatgttcaaaaggaaaaaaattatatatagattATTTTGTTAAATCACTTGAACATAATGTAAGTTTATTTGTTGTAACTTaagtctttctccctttctctctgtttccttattttaacCAAGCTGGCACTACAAAAGATACTAAAAGGAATAATCCCATGCTCTAGGAGCTCTgatctgctttgtttccattaTAGGCCAACTGACCCTTCCTTAGACAGACTGGAGGGATCTATTCATAAGGACTGAGTCAAGAAATGTGACTCTAATCTCAGTTTTGCTAACAAAAATATTCGGTGTTTCATTTTATCGAAGTATTTCATAACCCTAATAATAAAATCTGCTTAAAAAGgaacaataaatacaaaatatgaatatttttatcaaCTAATGTT is drawn from Dromiciops gliroides isolate mDroGli1 chromosome 2, mDroGli1.pri, whole genome shotgun sequence and contains these coding sequences:
- the ETAA1 gene encoding ewing's tumor-associated antigen 1 isoform X2; the protein is MQKMCLYKTPKRLLQSNFRSPVFSSPCNDTDGQQEIFWDPNSPTTCQLDERRNKQHDRRCSVAISDIVNRIAPQGEKPTTDSLLNMWIGEGAIPCTPGITKIKSRTRTSYIKFKAQSSEEELIKLAKQFDKNMVELDVKQEQDSETCDFVQTITEAETLNNYKDDAQIQALQSVSDEVPEANIAVTVKGNPSISKEEHYKNNTQTNFDPNAEAALTALFDGSTQKCSGQLSQGLSNTSFSTSHNIHDKDNTLKEEKDNSAETVVTEKDVSKISCQQNLTPLVAKSASDSLVMAKSSVISPVAKSEICSKPGKVDASIDFDDDDDWEHMLTDDSFVMQISQAPELLTTSDNCQSDVQKDVCMPAASKIDKEINRDLTIGKSLSKNLQDLPSETNNKNFPDPSKALFPPKPNNESIQLVPTENEKKSDRNFSKTSFPTKIPGYPELSVASNIQKTKEIIYPKFGSNMNVSTKESTLVTGHTSHPLQTGGGGKNPPNCYQAFNMPAKTNPNNCTRRSDETSFCNLNQDAPKQSSLFDDWNDPKLASEVIEACHELEKSWDADDDDDDDDLLYQACDHVEKLTQQQDLKKDSQGSEDKQKINSNSYLEMETNSVISGKGYQLQYKHLNMDDIPAHRASLREVKQTDKLTCKEGTNYGSSANSTGTQNLSKEYKYPNYQNNNQHVSWNNSNVPAGPNRSSVLPGNLSSGRTCTDIPSSRNLCRQTLSHSIVTTQTPCHVKTSIPTSFDYSFTKIKNPQTLPHLNHSSIPSGSISDTKILQHSEKSKTQFVNSLSGGTVPQQLLKRQFSEPCKQLTKEEEEKNRKYSPEEIQRKRQEALVRRMSKARSSFVNAAHT
- the ETAA1 gene encoding ewing's tumor-associated antigen 1 isoform X1; translation: MLSRRRKLRESPGPKGTPALPPPPTPPTPLAGDEERSLGGSGRRLRSRRRALREVAQASETCAPVSKSTEEMCLYKTPKRLLQSNFRSPVFSSPCNDTDGQQEIFWDPNSPTTCQLDERRNKQHDRRCSVAISDIVNRIAPQGEKPTTDSLLNMWIGEGAIPCTPGITKIKSRTRTSYIKFKAQSSEEELIKLAKQFDKNMVELDVKQEQDSETCDFVQTITEAETLNNYKDDAQIQALQSVSDEVPEANIAVTVKGNPSISKEEHYKNNTQTNFDPNAEAALTALFDGSTQKCSGQLSQGLSNTSFSTSHNIHDKDNTLKEEKDNSAETVVTEKDVSKISCQQNLTPLVAKSASDSLVMAKSSVISPVAKSEICSKPGKVDASIDFDDDDDWEHMLTDDSFVMQISQAPELLTTSDNCQSDVQKDVCMPAASKIDKEINRDLTIGKSLSKNLQDLPSETNNKNFPDPSKALFPPKPNNESIQLVPTENEKKSDRNFSKTSFPTKIPGYPELSVASNIQKTKEIIYPKFGSNMNVSTKESTLVTGHTSHPLQTGGGGKNPPNCYQAFNMPAKTNPNNCTRRSDETSFCNLNQDAPKQSSLFDDWNDPKLASEVIEACHELEKSWDADDDDDDDDLLYQACDHVEKLTQQQDLKKDSQGSEDKQKINSNSYLEMETNSVISGKGYQLQYKHLNMDDIPAHRASLREVKQTDKLTCKEGTNYGSSANSTGTQNLSKEYKYPNYQNNNQHVSWNNSNVPAGPNRSSVLPGNLSSGRTCTDIPSSRNLCRQTLSHSIVTTQTPCHVKTSIPTSFDYSFTKIKNPQTLPHLNHSSIPSGSISDTKILQHSEKSKTQFVNSLSGGTVPQQLLKRQFSEPCKQLTKEEEEKNRKYSPEEIQRKRQEALVRRMSKARSSFVNAAHT